A stretch of Sulfurovum zhangzhouensis DNA encodes these proteins:
- a CDS encoding ribonuclease J, with the protein MNENQNNEGQKQGQPTQRNRRPNPHRQNKPYKPHPNRKEAPKEVDGNQVDKSSEKNQNRKPQQRNNPNRRPGSNRPQQDNAPKQEEQQPNRPAKNRPNSARNKNKRKNPTTVSTEMRASIDENMRLQRQRMQPWKKMDLGNKSKVRFTPLGGLGEIGGNMAVLETETSAIIIDVGMSFPDESMHGVDILIPDFSYLHTIKDKIKGIVITHGHEDHIGAVPYLFKELKFPIYGTPLALAMIENKFNEHGLKADTSYFRFITKRKQYEIGDIKVEWMHVTHSIIDACSLAIETPAGILVHTADFKIDHTPVDGFTTDLQRFAYYGQKGVLCLFSDSTNSHSPGFTKSETIVGKTFDTLFDIAKGRVIMSTFSSNVHRIYQAMQRGVEYGRKICVIGRSMERNVETNRALGYVDIDEKHFIEVHEVAKYPDDEVLIVTTGSQGETMAALNRMATDEHRHIKLKPNDTVIISASAIPGNEASVSSLMNKLMKAGCTVRYKEFGDIHVSGHASQEEQKLMLRLVQPKFFLPVHGEYNHIARHAKTAVECGVDERNILLMSDGDQIEITPKYLKKVKTVKSGKTYIDNQNNMQIEDDVVLDRQKLAEDGIINVAAQISQEDQKVVGKPVITTHGLVPDKEDKKFQREIEQLIETVLLNLKPESLKNHKDVENNIRNVIRKHVIRTKKRYPLIIPTIFIV; encoded by the coding sequence ATGAACGAGAACCAAAACAACGAAGGTCAAAAGCAAGGTCAGCCAACACAGAGAAACAGAAGACCTAACCCGCACAGACAGAACAAGCCATACAAGCCTCATCCAAACAGAAAAGAGGCACCAAAAGAGGTAGATGGCAACCAAGTCGATAAGTCTTCGGAGAAAAACCAAAATAGAAAGCCTCAACAGAGGAATAATCCGAACAGAAGACCAGGGTCAAATAGACCACAACAAGACAATGCTCCTAAACAAGAAGAGCAACAGCCAAACAGACCTGCTAAAAACCGTCCAAATAGTGCAAGAAACAAAAACAAAAGAAAAAACCCTACTACGGTAAGTACAGAGATGCGTGCATCCATTGATGAAAACATGAGACTACAACGCCAAAGAATGCAACCATGGAAAAAGATGGATCTTGGTAACAAAAGTAAAGTAAGATTTACACCGCTTGGAGGCCTTGGCGAGATCGGTGGGAACATGGCTGTACTTGAGACAGAAACATCTGCTATCATTATCGATGTAGGGATGAGCTTCCCGGATGAGAGTATGCACGGTGTAGATATTTTGATACCTGATTTCAGCTATCTGCATACTATTAAAGATAAGATCAAAGGGATTGTGATCACACATGGTCATGAAGACCACATCGGTGCAGTACCGTATCTATTCAAAGAGTTGAAGTTCCCTATCTATGGTACCCCTCTTGCACTGGCGATGATCGAAAATAAATTCAATGAGCACGGACTAAAAGCAGATACGAGCTACTTCCGTTTCATCACAAAAAGAAAACAGTATGAGATTGGTGATATCAAAGTCGAATGGATGCATGTCACACACTCTATCATTGATGCTTGTTCACTAGCGATCGAAACACCGGCAGGGATCTTGGTACACACGGCCGACTTCAAGATCGACCATACACCGGTAGATGGATTTACAACAGACCTACAACGTTTTGCCTATTATGGACAAAAAGGAGTACTTTGTCTCTTCTCAGACTCTACCAACTCTCATAGCCCTGGATTTACAAAGAGTGAAACTATTGTAGGGAAAACCTTTGATACCCTCTTTGATATAGCTAAAGGAAGGGTGATTATGTCTACCTTCTCATCGAATGTACACCGTATCTATCAGGCGATGCAGCGTGGTGTAGAGTATGGAAGAAAGATCTGTGTAATCGGAAGGTCTATGGAACGTAACGTAGAGACTAACAGAGCACTTGGATATGTAGATATCGATGAGAAACATTTCATCGAAGTACACGAAGTAGCCAAATATCCTGATGATGAAGTTCTTATAGTAACTACAGGGTCCCAGGGAGAGACCATGGCAGCACTGAATCGTATGGCAACAGATGAACACCGTCATATCAAGCTCAAACCGAATGACACTGTCATTATCTCAGCTTCCGCGATCCCGGGTAATGAAGCTTCTGTATCAAGTTTAATGAACAAACTGATGAAAGCAGGATGTACTGTACGCTATAAAGAGTTTGGTGATATCCATGTTTCCGGTCACGCATCTCAAGAAGAACAGAAATTAATGCTGAGACTGGTTCAGCCTAAGTTCTTCTTGCCGGTTCACGGAGAGTACAACCATATCGCTAGACATGCAAAAACTGCAGTAGAATGTGGTGTAGATGAAAGGAATATCCTTCTCATGAGTGATGGGGATCAGATAGAGATCACACCAAAATACCTCAAAAAGGTAAAAACGGTAAAAAGCGGTAAAACATATATAGATAACCAAAACAACATGCAGATCGAAGATGATGTCGTACTGGATAGACAAAAACTGGCTGAAGACGGTATTATCAATGTTGCAGCGCAGATCTCCCAAGAAGACCAGAAAGTCGTTGGGAAACCGGTTATTACTACTCATGGATTGGTACCGGATAAAGAGGACAAGAAGTTCCAAAGAGAGATCGAACAGCTTATCGAAACAGTGCTTCTTAACCTAAAACCGGAATCACTCAAAAACCATAAAGATGTGGAAAACAACATTAGAAATGTGATCAGAAAACATGTTATCCGCACGAAAAAACGTTATCCGCTTATCATCCCAACAATCTTCATCGTATAA
- a CDS encoding KpsF/GutQ family sugar-phosphate isomerase: MDLIKIAQETFQIEADALKKASERLDQHFLDAIELIYNTKGKLIITGVGKSGLVGAKMAATFASTGTSSFFLHPTEALHGDLGMISQGDSLLAISNSGESEELTKILPHIKRFEIPLIGLTGNPDSSLGRYSDVFLDISVEKEACPLGVAPTTSTTLTMAIGDALAVALMNKRGFKHEDFASFHPGGSLGKKLFVKIKDLMRTENLPVISENTTLKEAVVVMSEGKMGTVLIVDQNGVFKALLSDGDLRRALMKKDFDLNYPAITYATLHPTSYQDTELLASDALEIIETRRIQLLPITDKTNKIIGVLHIHDLVNAGIKSN; this comes from the coding sequence ATGGATCTTATCAAAATTGCACAAGAGACTTTTCAAATCGAAGCAGATGCACTCAAAAAGGCTTCTGAGCGTTTGGATCAGCACTTTTTAGACGCAATAGAACTTATTTATAACACTAAAGGGAAACTTATTATCACCGGTGTAGGTAAATCCGGTTTAGTAGGTGCAAAGATGGCTGCCACATTTGCCAGTACAGGGACTTCCAGCTTCTTTCTTCATCCTACAGAAGCACTACATGGCGATCTTGGAATGATAAGTCAAGGAGACTCTCTACTTGCTATCAGTAACAGTGGAGAGAGCGAAGAACTTACCAAAATACTTCCACATATCAAACGTTTTGAGATTCCCCTGATCGGACTTACGGGAAATCCTGACTCATCTTTAGGGCGTTACAGCGATGTATTTTTGGATATATCAGTAGAAAAAGAGGCTTGTCCGTTAGGTGTAGCACCTACCACCTCTACTACCCTTACTATGGCAATCGGTGATGCCCTTGCTGTAGCATTAATGAATAAAAGAGGTTTTAAACATGAAGATTTTGCCTCTTTTCACCCTGGCGGAAGTCTAGGTAAAAAACTTTTTGTCAAGATAAAAGATTTGATGCGCACAGAAAACCTACCGGTCATTAGTGAGAATACAACACTCAAAGAGGCTGTTGTGGTAATGAGCGAAGGGAAAATGGGAACAGTGCTTATCGTTGATCAAAACGGTGTATTTAAAGCTCTTTTGAGTGATGGTGACCTAAGACGTGCACTCATGAAAAAAGACTTTGATTTGAACTACCCGGCTATCACCTATGCGACATTACATCCAACGAGCTATCAGGATACAGAACTGCTTGCAAGCGATGCACTAGAAATCATCGAGACTAGACGTATTCAACTGCTTCCTATTACAGACAAGACAAATAAAATCATCGGTGTACTTCACATCCATGATCTTGTCAATGCAGGTATTAAAAGTAACTAA